The Aneurinibacillus migulanus genome includes the window CAGGTAGTAGCAGAGAAAAAGACAGAAATAAAGCTGTCTGAGTTTGAACAAAAAATGACGGAATTTAAGCAAGATGTAGAGACCGTCAAGAAAAACGAACGCTTGGATTACCATGAGGCGGTAAAAGTTAAAAAGGCGGTAGAACGACGGGTGCGGGAACTAGCCCATAGAGAGGACATACAACAACTGCTATTCGATGATATGGGAGAAGTAAAGCCAGACATAGATCAAGCCAAGCGTAAGTTGTATCCAAAAATTTGGCGCGATGTAAAAGATACTTTTGCAGTCACCAGCTACCAGGACATTCGTCGGCTAGACATGGATGAAGCATTGAGAATGATTGAGGCATGGCGGCCAAGAATCGGCGCATAAAAAAATCACCTTCTTAATTCGCAGTTAAGAAAGTGACAAGCTAAAAAACACAAATAAAAAAAGTGGGGCAATACCCCACAAGAATTCGACTACCCTCAGTATACCTAAAAAAAGAGGGAAATAAAAGTGGGTATTGCCTCCAATCAATATGGAGGAATAATCATGGATTATCCAAGCATTGAAGAAGTAGCAAGAGAAATAGTTGATGCGCTAGAAATATACCCGTTTCAATCATTAGAAAGTATGACAGGAAAATTCACCGCTGTAAATTTTCGCTGGAGAGAACAGGATGATCCAGAAAATCCGGCAAAACTTCTAACTTTTTGCCTGGAACAACTACCTACATTTGGTTATGACGAACGAGAGGTATGCGACTTCTTTGCGAACTATCTACATTCTTTATGTAACGGATATCGAAAAATGTTCCTAGATACTGTATTTGGAGATTGCCATGTACACTAAGGAAGTTGATACAGTTGTTACTGTTGGTGATCTCTTAATTTTCAAGGGATTAGTGAAGCGGAGTCAAGCCGATGATGAAATAGCAAAAATCACGCTTAAGAAAATCAAACAATTGATAAAATCAAAATAGGTAGCCTGCATACTACGGTTTCCCTAAAATGCATAGGGAATACAGAGCAACAACCATGATATAATACATTCATATATATGCCGGGAGGATAAATGATGGAGGAAATACTCAAGCAAATCCTTGCCGAAATGCAGGATATGAAAAAAGAAATGAATCAACGATTCGATAGCGTAGACGAACGATTTACTGAACTAAATCACAAATTAGAAGTCATTAGAGAGCAAACAGCAGCAAATAGTGAGATACACTCTCCAGTTGCAGATGTACAAAAACAAGTAGATGATTTGGCCACTGACGTAAAATTAATCAAACGGGCCATAACGAATCAATAAAGAGCAGCGAATAGCGTTGCTCTTTTTCTTTTGGAAAATCAATGTTGAAAATAAAACAAGGCGAAAAATGGGAATTAGATGATAATTTTATGTAATTTTAAAAAGTGATATATTGGAAAAATCTTTAATTATATAGGAAGGATGATGTAGAATGTAGGGAAAAAGGAGGGGTTTAATTGAGTAGTGAAGATGTTAGAAAAGGCATAACTAACGCCAAATTTAATCAAGAAAATAGCAATATACTATTCGGTGAAATTGTTTTTTTGGCAATATTTTTAGGTATATGGAGTTCATCTTGGTGGGTTTTTGGTGGAATTTTCTTAGGTTGTATTATAGCTCTTTTGTTTAAGCCCCTTGCCTTTGGTTTATGTATCTGTTTTGGCATTGCCTGGGGTGTAATCGGATATGTAATTGGAGCTTTTTTTATCGAAAATCTGGGGGCTTCAGTAGTGCTTGGTATTATAGGCTTACTTTGCGGATTAGGAGCTAATCTAAGCGCCCTTGAATGGGCAAAGGATATCCAATAAAACTTATTCCCCTATGCCAAATAGACTTTTCTATATGGTATATACACAATGAGAGGAAATTAATATAAACGTACTGATAAATGATGTAATAACTATAACGACTTGATAAGATTCAAAAGAAAAAGTCGCTCACACCGAGCGGCTTTTTCTTTTGAAAGGAGGTGAAACTATGGCAGAACGAAAGTTAACCGCCGTCTTTGATTTGGTGGACCGTATGAGTTCAAAAGCAAAGAATATCACAAAATCGCTTGATGATATGGGAAAGAAAGCTGGTAACACTGGTAAAGCAATGGATGAACTTGGACGCAAAAGAGGACAGCCGACTATTGGCGTAAACGACCAAGCCACTAGTAAAATACAACGTATTAATGATGGTTTAAAACGTATAGCGGGAAGCGCATACAACACGACAATAAATGTCACAGATAAAGCAACACAAGCTATAGATAAAATCCACGGAAGACTTACAAGCCTGCCTACAGCTATCGGAATTACGGCAGGCTTAGGTGCCGGTGCTATCGTAGGCGATACATTCAGGACGGCTGTAGACTTTGAAAAAACCATGAGTAAAGTGAAAGCTTTGTCGCAACCAACGCAAGAGGAATTTAAAAAAATGAATGAATTAGCTATCCAGCTTGGT containing:
- a CDS encoding ORF6C domain-containing protein — its product is MNNVVQLNGTSVDISTLNDSQINMLQAALVQRQIDVVSRELEVLKQSQVVAEKKTEIKLSEFEQKMTEFKQDVETVKKNERLDYHEAVKVKKAVERRVRELAHREDIQQLLFDDMGEVKPDIDQAKRKLYPKIWRDVKDTFAVTSYQDIRRLDMDEALRMIEAWRPRIGA
- a CDS encoding MbeD/MobD family mobilization/exclusion protein, with amino-acid sequence MEEILKQILAEMQDMKKEMNQRFDSVDERFTELNHKLEVIREQTAANSEIHSPVADVQKQVDDLATDVKLIKRAITNQ